TTTCAATTGTCCCATCTAGTTTTTTCTTATCAACCAATAAAGCATTATTAATATCTGGTTGTTCATTATCTAGCGGAAATAGAACATCTACTACAGGGCCTACGACTTGAACAATGTGTCCTGTTCTCATTTATTCATGCATCCCCTTTATCATTAATCGAGTGCTTGTGCACCGCCAACAATTTCATTAATTTCTTGAGTAATGGCAGCTTGTCGCAATTGGTTATACTCCATTGTCAATTGATCAATCAAGTCTTTTGCGTTATCTGTTGCACTCTTCATGGCCGTCATACGTGATGCATGCTCAGCAGCTTTTGCATCAATAATGGCACCATAAATTAAACTTTCCGCATACTGCGGTAATAATACTTCTAAAATGTCACCTTCAGTTGGTTCAAACAGATAATCAATTTCATGCTCTTCTACTTCTTCATGATCTAAATCACCTAAAGGAAGCATCATTTCCACATGAAATTGTGATGTCAATGCATTGACATGATGATTATAACAAACATACAGTTCATCAAATACAGCATCATGGAAATGCTTCACTGCTTGCGAAACCACTTGCGTGACTTCATTAAAGGAAGGTTGATCACTTAAATCGCTAACGACATATTCAACATGAATCCCGCTTTTTTTCAAATCATTAGCAAGTGTTTCACCAATTGAGATAATGACGTATTCATCAGATGTTTGATGGTCTTGTAAAATCATATCACGTGTTGCTTTCAGTATAGAACTGTTATAACTACCAGCCAGCCCTTTATCTGATGAAATAATTAAATAGCCGGTCCGTTTAACGGGTCGTCTAATTAACAAGTCATTAAAATCAATGTCTTGCTGTTCTTGTGCGGCAACATGACCATGTTCTTCAAGAAACATCAGCTGAGAGCCTGCAATATGTGTCACAATTTCTCTAATTTTTTTCGCATACATTTGATAGTTTCGAACCTGTTGTTCAACACGAGTTAGCTTAGAGGCAGAAACCATCTGCATCGCACTAGTTATTTGACTGGTTTTTTTAGTTGATGCAATTCTTTTTTTTATATCAATTAAAGAAGCCATTTTCTCACCTCACTTTAGAAAACAACTGGCTACTTTGATGTCCATTCTTAATTATGAGGAACAAAGGTCTCTACAAAATCTTTTATAACTGCTGATAATTCTTCTTCATCTGGCAATGATTTTGTTTCAACAATATGTTTCATCAAACTTGAATGGCTAATGTTCATGTAATTAAACAATTCTTTTTCAAATCGTTTTAAATCTCGAACTGGTACGGTATCCAGGAATCCATGTGTCAAGGCATATAAAATAACAATTTGATTTTCAACAGCAATCGGTTTATGCAAGTCTTGTTTTAAAACTTCCACAGTTCGATGACCACGGTTTAGTCGTTGTTGTGTTGAAACGTCTAAATCAGAACCGAATTGTGTAAAGGCTTCAAGTTCACGATAAGAAGCTAGATCTAAACGCAATGTACCGGTTACTTTCTTCATCGCTTTTACTTGCGCTGCCCCACCAACACGAGAAACAGATAGACCTGCTGAAATAGCTGGTCGAATACCAGAGAAGAATAAATCGCTCTCCAAGAAAATTTGTCCGTCTGTAATTGAGATAACGTTCGTTGGAATATAAGCTGAGATGTCTCCTGCTTGTGTTTCAACAATTGGTAATGATGTAATTGAGCCACCGCCCATTTCATCACTTAACTTAGCAGATCGTTCTAATAAACGTGAGTGCAAGTAGAAAACATCCCCTGGATAAGCTTCACGGCCAGGTGGGCGTTTCAATAGTAATGACATTTCACGATAAGCAGCTGCTTGTTTTGATAAATCATCATAAACAATTAATACGTGTTTCCCTTGATTCATAAACTCCTCTGCCATTGCTGTTGCAGCGTATGGCGCAATGTATAACATTGGAGCTGGTTGTGATGCACTTGCTGATACGACAATGGTATAATCCATCGCACGTTGTTGTCTTAACATTTCTGTTAGATTACGTACGGATGATTCTTTTTGTCCAATTGCCACATAAATACAAATAACATCTTTTCCTCTTTGATTAAGAATAGCATCAACAGCGATGGTTGTTTTCCCTGTACGACGGTCTCCAATGATCAACTCACGCTGACCACGGCCGATTGGCACTAAAGCATCGATCGCTTTTAATCCTGTTTGTAATGGTTCTGCTACAGATTGGCGGTCCATAACGCTTGGTGCTTCACTCTCAACAGGGCGTTTCTTAGTCGTTAAGATAGCACCTTGTCCATCAATTGGTTGTCCCAAAGCATTCACGACACGACCAATTAGAGCGTCTCCAACTGGAACATCCATAATACGTCCAGTACGCTTAACAACGTCACCTTCATGAATGGTCTCAAATTCACCAAAAATAACAATTCCGACGTCATCCTTTTCCAAACTTTGTGCCATACCAATGGCACCATTTGAAAATTCTAGGAGCTCGCCACTCATAACGTCTTGTAAACCAGTCGCTCTAGCGATCCCATCACCGACATAGGTCAGTTTTCCAATTTCTTCCATTTCTGGAACAGATTGAAAAGAGCTGATTCGTTCTTTTATCAAAGAATGTAAATTATCTTTATCTATCGCCACATTCTTCACCTCTTCAATCTCATTGGTCTTCTAATAGATATTTTTTCATTCCGTTTAGTTTTGTACGAAGTGTGTTATCAAATGCATAATTATCAGATTCTAATTTAACTCCGCCCAACACTGATTCATCAACAACCTCTTTGACATACAGGTGATGATTTTCAACTTTTTTACGAAAGGCCTTAATGATACGATCACGTTGCTCATGAGTGAGCGCCACTGCTGATGTAATGGTAATATTTACCGGCTTCCGATCTTCACGATGCAGCTCATCAAACAAATTAATCGCATTAACGTAAGCTGCTGTATCAATATCAGATAAAAATGCTAATGATGGCTCTGATAAGAATTGAACCGCAATTCGTAATTTTTGTTCAATAACAGCTTGGTCTTTCTCTTCCTCCATAACCTCAAGTAGGTTATCGCGAAGTTGGTTTAGTTCATAAGCCATTTTGTTGGCAACTTCTGAACTCTCAATGTTGTTATAAAAGGTTGTAACGAATAGTTTCAGAGAGGAGTCTTTAATGATTTCTCTTTCCATATTAATCTTCCAATCCTTTTATAAATTCTTCAATCAAGCGATTTTGATCGTCTACATTCAGTTCTTTACCGATAATACCTTCAGCAATACTAATTGACATTTCACTAATTTCTGAACGAAGTGATGTAAATGCTTGTTTACGCTCTAAATCAATTTCTTTTTCTGCTTGAGTACGAATTCTACGAGCATCTTCCTTAGCTTCTTCAACAATTGCTCTTTGCATTTCTGTTCCTTCAGCTTGTGCTCGTGATAGTGTATCATTTGCTTTTGTACGTGCTTCACGAAGTTGTAATTCAACCTCTGCTAGTTGCTGTTCAGCACTTAGGCGAGCTGTTTCTGCTTTATCAAGATCAGCATTAATCGCTTCTTCACGTTGAGCCAACATATTCATTAGTGGCTTCCACGCAACACTTTTAATGACAACAAATAATAGTAGAAACGAAATCAATGTTACCAGTGAATCACCCAATGTTGTCGAAGCTCCTAAAATTAAGCCTAGTGTCACATTCTCTCCTCCTCTATCAATTTATCTGTTAATTGGTTATTGGAAAATAAGTAAGAATGCTATAACTACAGCCATAATTGGCACAGCTTCAATTAACCCTACACCGATAAACATTAACGTTTGTAATCTACTTTGCAATTCAGGTTGTCTAGCAATCGCTTCGATTGTTGTTGAAATAACCTTACCGTTCCCTAATGAAGCTCCGATGGCTGCTCCTGCAACCGCAATCGCTGCTGCTATAAAATTCATATTAATTTCTCCTTTGTTTTAAAAAACTTATATTATTATTACTCTGCTTCAATTTTATGCGATAAATACACCATTGTTAGGGTTGTAAATACAAAGGCCTGAATAGACCCGATAAAAATTGAGAATCCTTGCCAAACCATTTGGAGTGGTATCCCCACTACCCATGTCAGTGGTCCTGCTGCATTTGCTAACGAAGCAATCAGCGCTAGTAAAATTTCACCAGCATAAACGTTCCCATACAGACGTAAAGCTAACGTCAATGCATTTGTGAATTCTTCTAGTAGCTTAATCGGCATTAGAACCGGAACCGGTCGAATGTAACTATTCATAAAATAGTCCTTGAA
This genomic interval from Jeotgalibaca arthritidis contains the following:
- a CDS encoding F0F1 ATP synthase subunit gamma, translating into MASLIDIKKRIASTKKTSQITSAMQMVSASKLTRVEQQVRNYQMYAKKIREIVTHIAGSQLMFLEEHGHVAAQEQQDIDFNDLLIRRPVKRTGYLIISSDKGLAGSYNSSILKATRDMILQDHQTSDEYVIISIGETLANDLKKSGIHVEYVVSDLSDQPSFNEVTQVVSQAVKHFHDAVFDELYVCYNHHVNALTSQFHVEMMLPLGDLDHEEVEEHEIDYLFEPTEGDILEVLLPQYAESLIYGAIIDAKAAEHASRMTAMKSATDNAKDLIDQLTMEYNQLRQAAITQEINEIVGGAQALD
- the atpA gene encoding F0F1 ATP synthase subunit alpha, coding for MAIDKDNLHSLIKERISSFQSVPEMEEIGKLTYVGDGIARATGLQDVMSGELLEFSNGAIGMAQSLEKDDVGIVIFGEFETIHEGDVVKRTGRIMDVPVGDALIGRVVNALGQPIDGQGAILTTKKRPVESEAPSVMDRQSVAEPLQTGLKAIDALVPIGRGQRELIIGDRRTGKTTIAVDAILNQRGKDVICIYVAIGQKESSVRNLTEMLRQQRAMDYTIVVSASASQPAPMLYIAPYAATAMAEEFMNQGKHVLIVYDDLSKQAAAYREMSLLLKRPPGREAYPGDVFYLHSRLLERSAKLSDEMGGGSITSLPIVETQAGDISAYIPTNVISITDGQIFLESDLFFSGIRPAISAGLSVSRVGGAAQVKAMKKVTGTLRLDLASYRELEAFTQFGSDLDVSTQQRLNRGHRTVEVLKQDLHKPIAVENQIVILYALTHGFLDTVPVRDLKRFEKELFNYMNISHSSLMKHIVETKSLPDEEELSAVIKDFVETFVPHN
- a CDS encoding F0F1 ATP synthase subunit delta is translated as MEREIIKDSSLKLFVTTFYNNIESSEVANKMAYELNQLRDNLLEVMEEEKDQAVIEQKLRIAVQFLSEPSLAFLSDIDTAAYVNAINLFDELHREDRKPVNITITSAVALTHEQRDRIIKAFRKKVENHHLYVKEVVDESVLGGVKLESDNYAFDNTLRTKLNGMKKYLLEDQ
- the atpF gene encoding F0F1 ATP synthase subunit B — translated: MTLGLILGASTTLGDSLVTLISFLLLFVVIKSVAWKPLMNMLAQREEAINADLDKAETARLSAEQQLAEVELQLREARTKANDTLSRAQAEGTEMQRAIVEEAKEDARRIRTQAEKEIDLERKQAFTSLRSEISEMSISIAEGIIGKELNVDDQNRLIEEFIKGLED
- the atpE gene encoding F0F1 ATP synthase subunit C gives rise to the protein MNFIAAAIAVAGAAIGASLGNGKVISTTIEAIARQPELQSRLQTLMFIGVGLIEAVPIMAVVIAFLLIFQ